From the genome of Streptococcus marmotae, one region includes:
- a CDS encoding nucleoid-associated protein, translated as MDIYIKEAVIHQFSPEDTELILADKVLTITPKIEEYLRKKIERSYSDEAKTGQLGAESPFLDCLSDDLLASSASIANLWKEEFSVSENLKTNDLVFVRFEKNGVEHFAFLRISLRENLVHVGVESDSPLKLTQNNLPSAGSAPDEALILNLQNRKYYLIEKRIKYNGTFLNYFSDNVLQDNPVISAKKSIKAVEQTAQKIAENFNQADFQFQSKIKSAIFNHLEEDNALSPEKLANQLFDDNLTARLTFVDELKDVIPERVSFEEIDSSRQLKKFENQKLSLSNGIELIVPTTIYEDAESVEFIQNDNGTYSILIKNIEDIKSK; from the coding sequence ATGGACATTTATATTAAAGAAGCCGTTATTCACCAGTTTAGTCCAGAAGATACTGAACTAATTCTAGCAGATAAGGTCTTAACGATTACTCCAAAGATTGAGGAATATCTCCGAAAGAAGATTGAGCGTTCCTATTCCGATGAAGCAAAGACTGGTCAATTGGGGGCTGAAAGCCCCTTTCTTGACTGTCTGTCAGATGATTTGCTAGCGAGTTCTGCCTCGATTGCTAATCTGTGGAAAGAAGAATTTTCCGTCTCAGAAAATCTCAAAACCAACGACTTGGTTTTTGTCCGCTTTGAGAAAAACGGAGTGGAACATTTTGCCTTTTTACGTATCTCACTTAGGGAAAATTTAGTCCATGTAGGAGTAGAAAGCGATAGTCCCCTTAAACTCACTCAGAATAATCTGCCCAGTGCAGGTTCTGCTCCTGATGAGGCTCTGATTCTTAACCTCCAAAACCGCAAATACTACCTGATTGAAAAACGGATTAAGTACAATGGGACCTTCTTAAATTATTTTTCAGATAATGTCCTACAAGACAATCCAGTTATCTCAGCCAAGAAATCAATCAAGGCAGTTGAGCAAACAGCTCAAAAAATTGCAGAGAATTTCAACCAAGCTGATTTCCAATTCCAATCCAAAATCAAGTCAGCTATTTTCAATCATCTGGAAGAAGACAATGCTCTATCACCAGAGAAATTGGCCAATCAACTTTTTGATGATAACTTAACTGCCCGCCTGACATTTGTGGACGAGCTCAAAGATGTCATTCCAGAAAGAGTGAGCTTTGAGGAAATTGACAGTAGTCGACAATTGAAAAAATTTGAAAATCAGAAATTATCCCTCTCAAATGGGATTGAACTGATTGTTCCAACCACTATTTATGAGGATGCTGAGTCCGTTGAATTTATTCAGAATGATAATGGGACGTATTCTATC